In the Paenibacillus sp. FSL R7-0337 genome, ACAGCAGAAGATTGCAAAGGGTCAGTGTAATGAAGGATGTGGTCCATAGACGTTCAGAGGATTGATTCAAGTGGGTTGACTCCTATTCCTGATGTATATTTCCGGTGTTGTGATAGATCTGCTCCAGCATACTGCGGAGATCTTCAAGCTGCTGCGGCTCGAGCCCGGCTACAGCCATATCTATAGTCTGCTGCTCCAGAGCTATAGTGTTCTCAATTAACGCCCTTCCCTCTCCTGTGGCATAGAGCTGGAACGCCCTGCGGTCCTCCGGGTTGGCTGTTTTGGTAATGAAGCCTTTCTTAATCAGGAGCTCCACGATCCGGGCGGTGGTGGGCTGGTCTTTGGCGGAGGCAACGGCCACCTCCTTCTGGTTGACTCCGCTGCGGTCACAGATCATCAGCAGGGTGGACCATTGCTCAGGTGTGATGTCATACGGCTTCAACGCCCGGGCGAAGCTCACTGAGATTCTCCGGTGGGTTGAGCCCAGCAGGAAGCCGAGGAATTGCTGGGGAGAGGACAGGGTCATAAATGAATTGCTCCTTTATTAATTACTTGTTGTAACAAGTATAAGCATAACAAGTAAATGAGTCAAGGATGAATGGGGCACGCTCTGCCAAATTCAGCCCTTGAATGCTGTCCGTCATACCTACTGCAGCACCCGCCCTACCTAATGCATCATTAGTTGGAAAAACGCATCCTAATTTCGGTGTCTTGCAGCGGCTGGGGAGATTAATTGGAAAAACGTCATTTATTTTTAAGGAGTTCCTCAACTCTGGAGGATTTGCAAATATTAAGAGCGTTTTTTTCAACTATTACCTGAAAAGACTGTGCTCCTTCTTAAACTAGTGGAGGAAATCCACCTATATTGATCGGGGAGTTCAAGCTCCTTTGCAACACAAAAAAGCCCCGCTCCGCATGATGCAGAAGGGGGCTTGAACTATTTGTTTTAAACCTGTGGAACCTTCTCCCAGTCCTTCAGGAAGCGTTCAATACCATTGTCGGTCAGCGGGTGCTTCCAGAGCGATGGCAGGAGTGATCCCGGGATGGTAGCGATGTGAGCTCCGGCAATGGCAGCCTGCTCCACATGGGCAATGTTGCGGATACTGGCGGCGATGATCTCGGATTTCAGGTCGTAGTTGGTCAGAATCGTCTTCAGATCCTTGATCAGCTTCATGCCGTCTACACCGATATCATCCAGACGTCCGACGAACGGACTGATATAAGTAGCTCCTGCCTTAGCGGCCATGAGGCCTTGAGCAGCGGAGAATACGAGAGTTACGTTCGTTTTGATGCCTTTTTTGGTCAGTTCATAACAAGCTTCCAGACCATCTTCGGTCATAGGCAGCTTGATGACCACGTTCGGAGCCCATTCAGCAATCTCGTAAGCTTCCTTAAGCATCTCTTCAGCCGTAAGACCGATAACCTCAGCGCTTACAGGACCAGGGACAATCGCTACGATCTCTTTGATTACATCCTTAAACAATCTGCCTTCCTTGGCGATCAGCGACGGGTTCGTCGTTACGCCATCCACTAATCCGAGGCGGGTAATACGTTTGATTTCCTCAATATTTCCGGTATCCAAGAAAAATTTCATTTCCGGGTATCCTCCCTTGATTTCGTATGGATTTGACAAAACAGCAGGCTCCACTTCATTATGAGACATGCTGCGTAAAGTTTCAACTGTTAATTTGAATCTTTCAAAATAACTTTATGGAATCCGCGCAAAAAATTGTTTTTACACGGGAAGGACCATTCACGGCTACTTCTGTCCATGATACTATAGAAGCGGTATTGTTCATTACAGGTGATGGGCTGGTGACAGGAATGTATACTTTAATTGCGGGAGTGGTGCTGTTTCTGCTGGTCACGGCCGGAATTATTGCTTACCAGAACAGCAGAATCCTTGCGGAGCAAGAGTCGGATGCTTCCAGAGCGCATACCGGCAATCTGATGTACTCGGTATATAATCAGAGATTCTTAGCGGGTGAGGAGCTGCCGGAGGCGGTGCCGCTGTTCCAATTCACGGTGGTTGAGCCCGGGGAAGAAGACCTGCCGGAGTCAGAAGCGGGAACGACCCGTGCCCTGTGCAGAGTTGCCGCCGGAACGGGTGAGCTCGTGTTATCGGATGCGCAGAATTATATGCTGGGTATTCTCCGCCAGGCTGCAGTGAAAGGCGGCAGGCTTACGCATGTTTCTTTTTCAGGGAAGGCTGCCCGCAGGGGCGAGAAGGAATTGATTCAGGCGCTGGAGACTGCGGCTAAGGAGGAGACCCGCTATGCAGATCAACGTTAATGATGTCGTCCTGCCGGTTCATGAAGGCGACATCACCTCCTGGCAGGGCGGTACTGCCGGTGAAGCGGCTGTTTAGCGAGATGCTATAAGAGCAGTCTTGATCTGTCTTGCGCTCATGGGGTGAAGAGCCTGGCTTGTCCGAATATCAGCACGGGCATTTACAATTTCCCGAAGGAGCTGGCCTGCAAGACGGCGCTGGAAGCTGTAGTTCATTATGTCCGCGCGAAGAGCCCGGCAGAGCTCCCGCTGCGGCAGATCGATTTCGTCTGCTTCGAGCATGAGAATGCCGGGTTATACGAGGCCATGCTCGGGAATTATAGCTGAACGGCATAAGCCTGTCCGGGCAGAAGCCCGGAAGTCAGGCGTGATATTTGCCCGCGGGTGCGTTCAGCACCCATTCCAGCATTAGAATCAGATCTTCCAGCCTGGTCAGCTGGGCGTCAAGTGCTGCCCGCTGAGGGTCGCCGGGAGGCAGGGGGGCCAGCCGTGATTCCAGGGATCTGCGCTGGAGCGTCATTTCGTTGATTTTGGATTGGATTTGGTTCTCGGTTCTCATGCGGATGCCTCCTGATGGATTATTAGTGTCAGGTTGATGGTAAGGATAGGAATTCCTTGTGGACAGGCACAGCCGATTCCACTTCGTTCATTATAACGGATAACATGGAGGGAATAAAATGAGTATCAATGTGAAGCAGCTGGCAGCGGAGAAGGCAGTCGAATATGTGCAGGATGGCATGAAGGTGGGACTGGGTACAGGCTCCACTGCTTACTGGGCCATCCGCAAGCTGGGGGAGCGGGTGAGCGAAGGCCTGCAGATTACGGCCGTAGCTACCTCACAGGCGTCTGAGGATCAGGCCCGCGAGCTGGGCATCCCGTTGGTAGCGTTCAGTGATGTGGACAGCCTCGACCTGACGATTGACGGGGCGGATGAACTCGACGGGGCGCTGCAGCTTATTAAGGGCGGGGGCGGTGCGCTTTTGCGGGAAAAGATTGTCGCCATGGGTAGCGCACGCATGATCGTTGTGGCCGATGAGAGCAAGGCCGTGACCACGCTCGGGAAGTTCCCGTTGCCGGTGGAGATTGTGCCATTCGCCTGGGAGTGGACGGTTGCCGCTCTGGCTAAGCTGGGCTGCAAGACGGAGCTGCGGCGCAGCGGAGAGGACCTGTACAAGACGGATAACGGCAATTATATCGCCGACTGCCGTTTTGAAGCCATTGAATCGGCCACAGTGCTGGCGCTTGCCCTTCAGCGAATTCCGGGAGTCGTCGAGCATGGACTCTTCATCGGGATCGCCGATCTGGCGATTATCGGCAAGAGTG is a window encoding:
- a CDS encoding MarR family transcriptional regulator — protein: MTLSSPQQFLGFLLGSTHRRISVSFARALKPYDITPEQWSTLLMICDRSGVNQKEVAVASAKDQPTTARIVELLIKKGFITKTANPEDRRAFQLYATGEGRALIENTIALEQQTIDMAVAGLEPQQLEDLRSMLEQIYHNTGNIHQE
- the fsa gene encoding fructose-6-phosphate aldolase yields the protein MKFFLDTGNIEEIKRITRLGLVDGVTTNPSLIAKEGRLFKDVIKEIVAIVPGPVSAEVIGLTAEEMLKEAYEIAEWAPNVVIKLPMTEDGLEACYELTKKGIKTNVTLVFSAAQGLMAAKAGATYISPFVGRLDDIGVDGMKLIKDLKTILTNYDLKSEIIAASIRNIAHVEQAAIAGAHIATIPGSLLPSLWKHPLTDNGIERFLKDWEKVPQV
- the rpiA gene encoding ribose-5-phosphate isomerase RpiA, whose product is MNVKQLAAEKAVEYVQDGMKVGLGTGSTAYWAIRKLGERVSEGLQITAVATSQASEDQARELGIPLVAFSDVDSLDLTIDGADELDGALQLIKGGGGALLREKIVAMGSARMIVVADESKAVTTLGKFPLPVEIVPFAWEWTVAALAKLGCKTELRRSGEDLYKTDNGNYIADCRFEAIESATVLALALQRIPGVVEHGLFIGIADLAIIGKSDGTIEIIEGGQDH